In Corallococcus macrosporus, the following are encoded in one genomic region:
- a CDS encoding glycogen/starch/alpha-glucan phosphorylase, whose amino-acid sequence MAPPASARPASPPPSASGTPEDSGRTGLDAASVRRGFFEHVRYSRGKNPETATPHDRFMALSLAVRDRLTDRWVKTARTYYEQDVKRAYYLSAEYLLGRALGNNLLNLNMYDAAAAAMQEVGVDLTQLLEMEPDAGLGNGGLGRLAACFLDSLATLGYPGMGYGIRYEFGIFSQDLVEGHQVERADEWLKFGNPWEIVRPEKAVPVRFFGRVEHHQGPDGRPVARWVGGKTVIGVPYDTPIAGYGNNTVNTLRLWQARASAEFDLLLFNAGDYERSVVEKNDSEVISKVLYPNDAFQAGKELRLKQQYFFVACSIADIVRRYLKNHDDFRDFSRKCAIQLNDTHPAIGVAELMRVLVDEKRLLWDEAWSITQETFGYTNHTLLAEAMERWPVSLFERLLPRHLEIIFEINQRFMRQVQIRYPFDVEKQQRMSLVEEGPEKKIRMAHLAVVGSHSINGVAALHTDLLRRDVLPDFAQMYPERFNNKTNGVTPRRWLAWCNPRLSKLITSRIGEGWVTDLDQLQKLEPLAEDPEFRKAFREVKRANKEDLAQHVRDLRWVQLNPDAIFDVQIKRLHEYKRQLLDAIHIVALWMKARRDPASVITPRAFLFGAKAAPGYHLAKLTIRLINGIAEVVNSDAGATGLQVMFLPNYRVSLAERIIPAADVSEQISTAGWEASGTGNMKLMLNGALTLGTLDGANVEIRDAVGDENFFLFGLTADEVIARKKAGYRPREVYESNTELREALDLIRSGFFSPEDRNLFQPLVDSLLNEDRYLVLADFAAYMAKQEDVARAYRDPESWTKKCIINVARAGIFSSDRTIKQYAEEIWKVQKTDVE is encoded by the coding sequence ATGGCTCCTCCCGCCTCCGCGCGCCCCGCATCGCCCCCGCCCTCCGCCTCGGGAACGCCCGAAGACAGCGGCCGCACCGGGCTCGACGCGGCCAGCGTCCGTCGCGGCTTCTTCGAACACGTGCGCTACTCGCGCGGCAAGAACCCGGAGACGGCCACTCCGCATGACCGCTTCATGGCCCTGTCCCTGGCCGTCCGCGACCGCCTCACGGACCGCTGGGTGAAGACGGCGCGCACCTACTACGAGCAGGACGTCAAGCGCGCCTATTACCTCTCCGCGGAGTACCTGTTGGGTCGGGCCCTGGGCAACAACCTGCTCAACCTCAACATGTACGACGCCGCGGCCGCCGCCATGCAGGAAGTCGGCGTGGACCTGACGCAGCTCTTGGAGATGGAGCCGGACGCGGGCCTGGGCAACGGCGGCCTGGGCCGCCTGGCGGCGTGCTTCCTGGACTCGCTGGCCACCCTGGGCTACCCGGGCATGGGCTACGGCATCCGCTACGAGTTCGGCATCTTCAGCCAGGACCTGGTGGAGGGACACCAGGTGGAGCGCGCGGACGAGTGGCTGAAGTTCGGCAACCCGTGGGAGATCGTGCGGCCGGAGAAGGCGGTGCCGGTGCGCTTCTTCGGGCGCGTGGAGCACCACCAGGGTCCGGATGGCCGGCCGGTGGCGCGCTGGGTGGGCGGCAAGACCGTGATTGGCGTGCCGTACGACACACCCATCGCGGGCTACGGCAACAACACCGTCAACACGCTGCGGCTGTGGCAGGCGCGCGCGAGCGCCGAGTTCGACCTGCTCCTGTTCAACGCCGGTGACTACGAGCGCTCGGTGGTGGAGAAGAACGACTCGGAGGTCATCTCCAAGGTCCTCTACCCCAACGACGCGTTCCAGGCGGGCAAGGAGCTGCGCCTGAAGCAGCAGTACTTCTTCGTGGCGTGCTCCATCGCGGACATCGTCCGGCGCTACCTGAAGAACCACGACGACTTCCGCGACTTCAGCCGCAAGTGCGCCATCCAGCTCAACGACACGCACCCGGCCATTGGCGTGGCGGAGCTGATGCGCGTGCTGGTGGACGAGAAGCGCCTGCTCTGGGACGAGGCCTGGTCCATCACCCAGGAGACGTTCGGCTACACCAACCACACGCTGCTGGCGGAGGCCATGGAGCGCTGGCCGGTGTCGCTGTTCGAGCGCCTGCTGCCGCGCCACCTCGAAATCATCTTCGAGATCAACCAGCGCTTCATGCGTCAGGTGCAGATCCGCTACCCGTTCGACGTGGAGAAGCAGCAGCGGATGAGCCTGGTGGAGGAGGGCCCGGAGAAGAAGATCCGCATGGCCCACCTGGCCGTGGTGGGCAGCCACAGCATCAACGGCGTGGCCGCGCTGCACACGGACCTGTTGCGCCGCGACGTGCTGCCGGACTTCGCGCAGATGTACCCGGAGCGCTTCAACAACAAGACCAACGGCGTGACGCCGCGCCGCTGGCTGGCGTGGTGCAACCCGCGCCTGTCCAAGCTGATCACCAGCCGCATCGGCGAGGGCTGGGTCACGGACCTGGACCAGCTCCAGAAGCTGGAGCCGCTCGCGGAGGACCCGGAGTTCCGCAAGGCCTTCCGCGAGGTGAAGCGCGCCAACAAGGAGGACCTGGCCCAGCACGTGCGCGACCTGCGCTGGGTGCAGCTCAATCCGGACGCCATCTTCGACGTGCAGATCAAGCGCCTGCACGAGTACAAGCGGCAGCTGCTGGACGCCATCCACATCGTGGCGCTGTGGATGAAGGCGCGGCGCGACCCGGCGAGCGTCATCACGCCGCGCGCGTTCCTCTTCGGCGCGAAGGCGGCCCCGGGCTACCACCTGGCGAAGCTGACCATCCGGCTCATCAACGGCATCGCGGAGGTCGTCAACAGCGACGCGGGCGCCACGGGGCTGCAGGTGATGTTCCTGCCCAACTACCGCGTGAGCCTGGCGGAGCGCATCATCCCCGCGGCGGACGTGTCCGAGCAGATCTCCACGGCGGGCTGGGAGGCCTCCGGCACGGGCAACATGAAGCTGATGCTCAATGGCGCGCTGACGCTGGGCACGCTGGACGGCGCCAACGTGGAAATCCGCGACGCGGTGGGCGACGAGAATTTCTTCCTCTTCGGCCTGACGGCGGATGAGGTCATCGCGCGCAAGAAGGCCGGCTACCGGCCGCGCGAGGTGTACGAGTCCAACACGGAGCTGCGCGAGGCGCTGGACCTCATCCGCTCCGGCTTCTTCTCGCCGGAGGACCGCAACCTCTTCCAGCCGCTGGTGGACAGCCTGCTCAACGAGGACCGCTACCTCGTGCTGGCGGACTTCGCCGCGTACATGGCGAAGCAGGAGGACGTGGCGCGCGCCTACCGGGACCCGGAGTCCTGGACGAAGAAGTGCATCATCAACGTGGCCCGCGCGGGCATCTTCTCCTCCGACCGCACCATCAAGCAGTACGCGGAGGAGATCTGGAAGGTGCAGAAGACGGACGTGGAGTAG
- a CDS encoding M3 family metallopeptidase, with protein MSEPLVPDAARHVTCPPEEFRRASEEALAKARDGIARLKTLPASTPPREVLELFDESSAALDDAAARASVVRHTHPEAALREAAENAEQAIENLANDIRMDRGVYDVLAGVSLANEDAATRKWMEKVLRDFRRAGVDRDDATRAKVKALQEELVRIGQEFSRNISQDTRTVSLPPAALDGLPQDYVRAHAPGEDGQVRISTDYPDLVPFLTYARDGRAREELWRANRQRGYPANVEVLQKLVQKRHELATLLGYPHWAAYATEDKMVRTADAAGTFIRKIADASEERMKRDYAVLLERKRKDDPKADRVDPWDSGYLDDRVKAEQYAFDSQTVRPYFEYTRVKQGVLDLTARLFGVTYRPVKDVPVWHPDVEAYDVYEGPTLKGRFFLDMHPRADKYKHAAQFTLTSGKSGRRLPEGALICNFPKPGAEPALMQHGDVETFFHEFGHLLHHIFGGHTKWAGLSGVRTEWDFVEAPSQMLEEWARDVTCLQTFAKHYQTGEALPAELVERMLAADEFGKGLFVRQQMFYAALSLELYRRDPKNLDATALVRELQSQFVPFPYLEGTYFHLTFGHLDGYSSNYYTYMWSLVIAKDLFTVFQTKGLLNPEPAQAYRRAVLEPGGSDDAARLVHRFLGRDYDFRAYEAWLNKAA; from the coding sequence GTGTCCGAGCCCCTGGTCCCCGACGCCGCCCGCCATGTCACCTGCCCGCCGGAGGAGTTCCGCCGCGCGAGCGAGGAGGCACTGGCCAAGGCCCGCGACGGCATCGCGCGCCTGAAGACGCTGCCCGCCTCCACGCCTCCCCGCGAGGTGCTGGAGCTGTTCGACGAGTCCTCCGCCGCGCTCGATGACGCCGCCGCGCGCGCCAGCGTCGTGCGCCACACCCACCCGGAGGCCGCCCTGCGCGAGGCCGCGGAGAACGCCGAGCAGGCCATCGAGAACCTGGCCAACGACATCCGCATGGACCGGGGCGTCTACGACGTCCTGGCGGGCGTGAGCCTGGCCAACGAGGACGCCGCCACGCGCAAGTGGATGGAGAAGGTCCTGCGCGACTTCCGCCGCGCCGGCGTGGACCGCGACGACGCCACCCGCGCGAAGGTGAAGGCGCTCCAGGAGGAGCTGGTCCGCATTGGCCAGGAGTTCAGCCGCAACATCAGCCAGGACACCCGCACGGTGTCACTGCCCCCGGCCGCGCTGGACGGCCTGCCGCAGGACTACGTGCGCGCGCACGCCCCCGGCGAGGACGGCCAGGTGCGCATCTCCACGGACTACCCGGACCTGGTGCCCTTCCTCACCTACGCGCGCGACGGCAGGGCCCGCGAGGAGTTGTGGCGCGCCAACCGCCAGCGCGGCTACCCCGCCAACGTGGAGGTGCTCCAGAAGCTGGTCCAGAAGCGCCACGAGCTGGCCACGCTGCTGGGCTACCCGCACTGGGCCGCCTACGCCACCGAGGACAAGATGGTGCGCACCGCGGACGCCGCGGGCACCTTCATCCGGAAGATCGCGGACGCGTCCGAAGAGCGCATGAAGCGCGACTACGCGGTGCTCCTGGAGCGCAAGCGCAAGGACGACCCGAAGGCGGACCGGGTGGACCCGTGGGACTCCGGCTACCTGGATGACCGCGTGAAGGCGGAGCAGTACGCCTTCGACTCGCAGACGGTGCGCCCCTACTTCGAGTACACGCGCGTGAAGCAGGGCGTCCTGGACCTCACCGCGCGCCTCTTCGGCGTCACCTACCGCCCGGTGAAGGACGTGCCCGTGTGGCACCCGGACGTGGAGGCCTATGACGTCTATGAAGGCCCCACGCTCAAGGGCCGCTTCTTCCTGGACATGCACCCGCGCGCGGACAAGTACAAACACGCGGCCCAGTTCACGCTGACCAGCGGCAAGTCCGGACGGCGGCTGCCGGAAGGTGCGCTCATCTGCAACTTCCCCAAGCCCGGCGCGGAGCCCGCGCTCATGCAGCACGGCGACGTGGAGACGTTCTTCCACGAGTTCGGCCACCTGCTGCACCACATCTTCGGCGGCCACACGAAGTGGGCGGGCCTGTCCGGCGTGCGCACGGAGTGGGACTTCGTGGAGGCCCCGTCGCAGATGCTGGAGGAGTGGGCGCGCGACGTGACGTGCCTGCAGACCTTCGCGAAGCACTACCAGACGGGGGAGGCGCTGCCCGCGGAGCTGGTGGAGCGCATGCTCGCCGCGGACGAGTTCGGCAAGGGCCTCTTCGTGCGCCAGCAGATGTTCTACGCGGCGCTCAGCCTGGAGCTGTACCGGCGCGACCCGAAGAACCTGGACGCCACCGCGCTCGTGCGCGAGCTGCAGAGCCAGTTCGTCCCCTTCCCGTACCTGGAGGGCACGTACTTCCACCTCACCTTCGGGCACCTGGACGGGTACTCGTCCAACTACTACACGTACATGTGGTCGTTGGTCATCGCGAAGGACCTCTTCACGGTGTTCCAGACGAAGGGCCTGCTCAACCCCGAGCCCGCGCAGGCCTACCGCCGCGCGGTGCTGGAGCCGGGCGGCTCCGACGACGCCGCCCGCCTGGTGCACCGGTTCCTCGGCCGCGACTACGACTTCCGCGCGTACGAGGCCTGGCTCAACAAGGCCGCGTGA
- a CDS encoding peptidoglycan DD-metalloendopeptidase family protein: protein MKTASLLCLAALGVASTSEAATHFEIKNRRIEPRQTLAGALHDAALPDEQVTAVIAALEGVFDFRKSRVGDQFRLVMKNGELDFFDYRQSTVDEWQVRRDGEKYVGSKRSIEVEKQVSVVSLEINSSLYEATLAAGEDPSIGLVLSDVFAWDIDFYRDVRKGDRAKALVEKFVSKGRVLRYGEVLAATYEGGLVGNKRVFRYVLPNGEANFFQEDGASAKKTFLKSPLKYAHVTSSFGSRFHPVLQYVKNHNGVDYGTPIGTPVWAVADGTVVSAGNAGAAGNMVVLRHANGMETQYMHLSRFGDGVRTGQRVRQKQVIAYSGNTGRSTGPHLHFGLKRNGAYANPLTQKFPRADPLPKELTGDFLAKAHDMAQQLDAVSVAAVAGQAGPPPTATK, encoded by the coding sequence ATGAAGACCGCCTCCCTGCTCTGCCTCGCCGCCCTCGGGGTGGCTTCGACGTCGGAAGCCGCCACCCACTTCGAAATCAAGAACCGCCGCATCGAGCCGCGCCAGACCCTGGCGGGCGCGCTGCACGACGCGGCGCTGCCCGACGAGCAGGTGACGGCGGTCATCGCCGCGCTGGAGGGCGTGTTCGACTTCCGCAAGTCGCGCGTGGGGGACCAGTTCCGGCTGGTGATGAAGAACGGCGAGCTGGACTTCTTCGACTACCGCCAGAGCACCGTGGACGAGTGGCAGGTGCGCCGCGACGGTGAGAAGTACGTCGGCAGCAAGCGCTCCATCGAGGTGGAGAAGCAGGTGTCCGTCGTCTCGCTGGAGATCAACTCGTCCCTGTACGAGGCGACGCTGGCGGCCGGCGAGGACCCGTCCATCGGGCTGGTGCTGTCGGACGTGTTCGCGTGGGACATCGACTTCTACCGCGACGTGCGCAAGGGCGACCGCGCCAAGGCGCTGGTGGAGAAGTTCGTCTCCAAGGGCCGCGTGCTGCGCTACGGCGAGGTGCTGGCGGCCACGTACGAAGGCGGCCTGGTGGGCAACAAGCGCGTGTTCCGCTACGTGCTGCCCAACGGCGAGGCCAACTTCTTCCAGGAGGACGGCGCGAGCGCGAAGAAGACCTTCCTCAAGAGCCCGCTGAAGTACGCGCACGTCACCAGCAGCTTCGGGTCGCGCTTCCACCCGGTGCTCCAGTACGTGAAGAACCACAATGGCGTGGACTACGGCACGCCCATTGGCACCCCGGTGTGGGCGGTGGCGGACGGCACCGTCGTGTCCGCGGGCAACGCGGGCGCCGCGGGCAACATGGTCGTCCTGCGCCACGCCAACGGCATGGAGACGCAGTACATGCACCTGTCGCGCTTCGGCGACGGCGTGCGCACCGGCCAGCGCGTGCGGCAGAAGCAGGTGATTGCCTACTCCGGCAACACCGGCCGCTCCACGGGTCCGCACCTGCACTTCGGCCTGAAGCGCAACGGCGCCTACGCCAACCCCCTCACCCAGAAGTTCCCCCGCGCGGATCCGCTGCCCAAGGAGCTGACCGGGGACTTCCTCGCCAAGGCGCACGACATGGCCCAGCAGCTCGACGCTGTGTCCGTGGCCGCCGTCGCCGGCCAGGCGGGCCCGCCGCCCACCGCCACGAAGTAG
- a CDS encoding lamin tail domain-containing protein: protein MVDVAASTVTVDRPTGVLANGSDTAVVTVTALRKGDGSRLSGRAVSVTVEGEGASVLESAAVTDVSGVAHARVSSTVPGVKTVKASVKDDTGKMVTLTQTATVEFADVSTVKTLAFRSALPDAVAGEPLKLLVVEVRDGAGAVVQDSTAEVTLSLGSGGIVFPEGLVKVAAVNGVATFTDVVLKKAGGGYHFIANAPGFEPVASTVFKVEPGPVAALGYDRFLETATAGVAESLEVTLADTYANTVTNYTGTVKLTSTDAAATLPSHTFTAADAGKFKFQGITFRTAGPQFLTIADSAGAFSFESRVMVSAAEVVKLAFTPEPANGTAGSALADVKVSLLDARGDVVPTATNLVTLTLTGQPGFPAVQVAAQNGVATFHGLRVDTVGTFTFTATAGALTQVSQSFTVGAGPAAKLVLSAFTDPVDAGEESDVSVAVTDAYGNPRKDYAGTVRFTSSDAKAVLPEDVTFVPADEGEKTVSGLVFKTAGTQSLTATDTVVTALTATVDADVRAILAASFEVVAGAGPFVAGQSLSYELVARDAYGNVAEEYTSTVTFSSTDTQAVLPGAYTFTLLDEGRRPFSVELRTAGAQDVTVADVADPSLTATHTYAIGSSAAAQLAFVSAPTTGSVRQALADVEVAVRDAYGNTVTDANLDVTLSLTGGAFAQGNLTRATVDGVATFSGGLVNDEGTYQLQAGADGLALITSADLIISDTQAPAAAAGFSATAVDGASIRLDWQSPGDDGVLGTAARYELRYATAAITDANFDSAALVTGVGLPGTAGTAESFTVTGLTADTTYHFALKTFDGADNASALATASTATTNPCDGFVCTPPAPQCAEDGYSREVYASVCVVQDGAPACVDGDTTLETCTGSDAVCYAGECTTAPHPGAGELVISEVMHSPSAGTTEYLELTNTTSHLLDAQGLSVTLVNGAGTETSFTVNHNPTLLVPPGGRTVLAQDANFTRNGGVAANTDYGIDKFMDSTGSITLKQGPVTVDSLTYTNAFPQTTGRAMSLASSIVGTKGSARAWYWCESTGSLSGGDRGTPGQANDDCGLNVEKPLNFCAIQSPKTFPSAISTADSYDILSQFNSSDVTQRNTKGNDFYPRIEAQLGYGTDATNPAGWTWTAADFNPGFTTPGSNNDEMKASLQIPTAGTYSYGFRYRFTDAGAPWVYCDQSGKVTPPAGTYGSVTVVKAPLTNHVVISEVSSGSSANTDDDFIELYNPTHTDIDLTGWKLMYRSVSGTSTDYTLAATVSATTPRKIIKAHGYFLFASSRFATNNPSIAVDMPWGNGVDLAGGGGNIRLGDATSTLVPTNAVGVVDTLSYGTGRTLPEGSPATAPARGSSIERKAVQESTSTSMGGVGTDASRGNAYDSNNNSLDFVTRDARQPQNSQSPLEFY from the coding sequence GTGGTGGATGTCGCGGCCTCCACGGTGACGGTGGACCGGCCCACGGGCGTGCTCGCGAACGGCAGTGACACGGCGGTCGTCACGGTGACGGCGCTGCGCAAGGGGGACGGCTCGCGGCTGTCCGGGCGCGCGGTGTCCGTGACGGTGGAGGGGGAGGGCGCCTCCGTCCTGGAGTCCGCGGCCGTGACCGACGTCTCCGGCGTGGCACATGCCCGTGTGTCCTCCACGGTGCCGGGCGTGAAGACGGTGAAGGCGTCCGTGAAGGACGACACCGGCAAGATGGTGACGCTCACCCAGACGGCCACGGTGGAGTTCGCGGACGTCAGCACGGTGAAGACGCTGGCGTTCCGCTCGGCGCTTCCGGATGCCGTGGCGGGCGAGCCGCTCAAGCTCCTGGTGGTGGAGGTGCGGGACGGCGCCGGCGCGGTGGTGCAGGACAGCACGGCGGAGGTGACGCTGTCCCTGGGCTCCGGCGGCATCGTGTTCCCGGAGGGACTGGTGAAGGTGGCGGCGGTGAACGGCGTCGCGACCTTCACGGACGTGGTGCTGAAGAAGGCGGGCGGGGGCTACCACTTCATCGCGAACGCGCCGGGCTTCGAGCCCGTGGCCAGCACCGTCTTCAAGGTGGAGCCGGGCCCGGTGGCGGCTCTTGGATACGACCGCTTCCTGGAGACCGCCACGGCGGGCGTGGCGGAGTCCCTGGAGGTCACGCTCGCGGACACGTACGCCAACACGGTGACGAACTACACGGGCACGGTGAAGCTGACGTCCACGGACGCGGCCGCGACGCTGCCCTCGCACACCTTCACCGCCGCGGACGCGGGCAAGTTCAAGTTCCAGGGCATCACCTTCCGCACGGCCGGCCCCCAGTTCCTGACCATCGCGGACAGCGCGGGTGCCTTCTCCTTCGAGTCCCGGGTGATGGTGTCCGCCGCGGAAGTCGTGAAGCTGGCGTTCACGCCTGAGCCGGCGAACGGCACCGCGGGCTCCGCGCTCGCGGACGTGAAGGTGTCCTTGCTGGACGCGCGCGGCGACGTGGTCCCCACGGCCACCAACCTGGTGACGCTGACCCTCACCGGCCAGCCGGGTTTCCCGGCGGTGCAGGTGGCCGCGCAGAACGGCGTGGCCACCTTCCACGGGCTGCGCGTGGACACGGTGGGCACGTTCACGTTCACCGCCACGGCGGGCGCGCTGACCCAGGTGAGCCAGTCCTTCACGGTGGGCGCCGGTCCCGCGGCGAAGCTCGTGCTGTCGGCCTTCACGGACCCGGTGGACGCGGGCGAGGAGAGCGACGTGAGCGTGGCCGTGACGGATGCCTACGGCAACCCTCGCAAGGACTACGCCGGCACCGTGCGGTTCACGTCCTCGGACGCGAAGGCGGTACTGCCGGAGGACGTGACCTTCGTTCCGGCGGACGAAGGGGAGAAGACCGTCTCCGGCCTCGTGTTCAAGACGGCGGGAACGCAGTCGCTCACCGCCACGGACACCGTCGTCACGGCGCTCACCGCGACGGTGGACGCCGACGTGCGCGCCATCTTGGCCGCCTCCTTCGAGGTCGTCGCGGGCGCGGGCCCCTTCGTCGCGGGCCAGTCGCTGAGCTACGAGTTGGTGGCGCGTGACGCCTACGGCAACGTGGCGGAGGAGTACACGTCCACGGTGACGTTCTCCTCCACGGACACGCAGGCGGTGCTGCCCGGCGCGTACACGTTCACGCTCCTGGACGAGGGCCGGCGCCCCTTCAGCGTGGAGCTGCGCACCGCCGGGGCCCAGGACGTCACCGTCGCGGACGTGGCGGACCCGTCGCTCACTGCCACGCACACCTACGCCATCGGCTCCTCCGCCGCCGCCCAGCTGGCCTTCGTCTCCGCGCCCACGACGGGCTCGGTGCGGCAGGCGCTGGCGGACGTGGAGGTGGCGGTGCGGGACGCCTATGGCAACACCGTCACCGATGCGAACCTCGACGTGACGCTGTCGCTCACGGGCGGCGCCTTCGCCCAGGGCAACCTCACGCGCGCGACCGTGGACGGCGTGGCGACGTTCTCCGGGGGGCTGGTGAATGACGAGGGCACCTACCAGCTCCAGGCCGGAGCCGACGGCCTCGCGCTCATCACGTCCGCGGACCTGATCATCTCCGACACGCAGGCACCGGCCGCCGCGGCGGGCTTCAGCGCGACGGCGGTGGACGGCGCCAGCATCCGCCTGGACTGGCAGTCCCCGGGCGACGACGGCGTGCTGGGCACGGCCGCGCGCTACGAACTGCGCTATGCCACGGCCGCCATCACCGACGCGAACTTCGACTCGGCCGCGCTCGTGACGGGCGTGGGCCTGCCGGGCACGGCGGGCACGGCGGAGTCCTTCACCGTCACCGGCCTGACGGCGGACACGACGTACCACTTCGCGCTCAAGACGTTCGACGGCGCGGACAACGCCAGCGCGCTGGCCACCGCGAGCACCGCCACCACCAACCCGTGCGACGGCTTCGTGTGCACGCCGCCCGCGCCCCAGTGCGCGGAGGACGGCTACTCGCGGGAGGTCTACGCGTCCGTGTGCGTGGTGCAGGACGGCGCGCCGGCCTGCGTGGACGGCGACACGACGCTGGAGACCTGCACCGGCTCGGATGCGGTCTGCTACGCGGGTGAGTGCACCACCGCGCCGCACCCGGGCGCGGGTGAGCTGGTCATTTCGGAGGTGATGCACTCGCCCTCCGCGGGCACCACCGAGTACCTGGAGCTGACCAACACCACGTCGCACCTGCTGGACGCGCAGGGCCTGTCGGTGACCCTGGTGAACGGCGCGGGGACGGAGACGTCCTTCACGGTGAACCACAACCCCACGCTGCTGGTGCCCCCGGGCGGCCGGACGGTGCTCGCGCAGGACGCGAACTTCACGCGCAACGGTGGCGTGGCGGCGAACACCGACTACGGCATCGACAAGTTCATGGACAGCACGGGCTCCATCACGCTCAAGCAGGGCCCGGTGACGGTGGACAGCCTCACGTATACGAACGCGTTCCCGCAGACGACGGGCCGGGCCATGAGCCTCGCGTCCAGCATCGTGGGGACGAAGGGCAGCGCTCGCGCCTGGTACTGGTGTGAGTCCACCGGCAGCCTCTCCGGCGGAGACCGGGGCACGCCCGGCCAGGCCAACGACGACTGCGGGCTGAACGTGGAGAAGCCGCTCAACTTCTGCGCCATCCAGTCCCCGAAGACGTTCCCGTCGGCCATCAGCACCGCTGACAGCTACGACATCCTCAGCCAGTTCAACAGCTCCGACGTCACGCAGCGGAACACGAAGGGCAACGACTTCTACCCGCGCATCGAGGCGCAGCTGGGCTACGGCACGGACGCCACCAACCCCGCGGGCTGGACGTGGACCGCGGCGGACTTCAACCCGGGCTTCACCACGCCGGGCTCCAACAACGACGAGATGAAGGCGAGCCTGCAGATTCCGACGGCCGGTACGTACAGCTACGGCTTCCGCTACCGGTTCACGGACGCGGGCGCGCCGTGGGTGTACTGCGATCAGTCCGGCAAGGTCACTCCGCCTGCCGGCACCTACGGCTCCGTGACGGTGGTGAAGGCTCCGCTGACGAACCACGTGGTCATCAGCGAGGTCTCTTCTGGAAGTTCGGCGAACACCGATGATGACTTCATCGAGCTCTACAACCCGACCCACACGGACATCGACCTGACGGGCTGGAAGCTGATGTATCGCTCCGTGAGTGGCACCTCGACGGACTACACCCTCGCGGCGACCGTGAGCGCCACCACGCCCAGGAAGATCATCAAGGCGCATGGCTATTTCCTGTTCGCGAGCAGCCGCTTCGCCACCAACAACCCGTCCATTGCCGTGGACATGCCGTGGGGCAACGGTGTGGACTTGGCCGGAGGCGGGGGCAACATCCGCCTGGGTGATGCGACCTCGACGCTGGTGCCCACCAATGCCGTGGGGGTCGTGGACACGCTGTCCTATGGAACTGGGCGCACCCTCCCCGAAGGCTCTCCGGCGACGGCGCCAGCGAGGGGCAGCAGCATCGAGCGCAAGGCCGTGCAGGAATCGACCTCCACCTCCATGGGCGGGGTAGGCACGGACGCCTCGCGAGGCAATGCCTACGACTCGAACAACAACTCCTTGGACTTCGTGACCCGCGACGCCCGGCAGCCCCAGAACTCCCAGAGCCCGCTCGAGTTCTACTGA
- a CDS encoding DUF2378 family protein, producing MSLPLDDLEQRIALTRPGDTVRGLSFAAVLRLTHQRLGRDAAERLRAPLLQRSPVDFFSYPAVDFLRLMAFASEALQAEYGSRDAALRACGEAIVGTFFESTVGQTLLRLTAGAGDPKRMYSNAPASYGTAVSYGQREYQALGDKRVRLTFKGDLLPVQVHEGILGGVLTALHRDGSVRGTERCLGDSEFLIEWS from the coding sequence ATGTCCCTCCCCCTGGACGACCTGGAGCAGCGCATCGCCCTGACCCGGCCGGGTGACACCGTTCGAGGGCTGAGCTTCGCGGCGGTGCTTCGGCTGACGCACCAGCGGCTGGGGCGCGACGCCGCGGAGCGCCTGCGCGCGCCGCTCCTGCAGCGCAGCCCGGTGGACTTCTTCTCCTACCCGGCGGTGGACTTCCTGCGCCTGATGGCCTTCGCGTCGGAGGCCCTCCAGGCCGAGTACGGCTCGCGCGACGCCGCCCTGCGGGCGTGCGGAGAGGCCATCGTCGGGACCTTCTTCGAGTCCACGGTGGGGCAGACGCTGCTGCGCCTCACCGCCGGCGCGGGAGACCCCAAGCGCATGTACAGCAACGCGCCCGCGTCCTACGGCACGGCGGTGAGCTACGGCCAGCGCGAGTACCAGGCCCTGGGCGACAAGCGCGTGCGGCTGACCTTCAAGGGGGACCTGCTGCCGGTGCAGGTCCACGAGGGCATCCTCGGCGGCGTCCTCACCGCGCTCCACCGCGACGGCAGCGTGCGGGGCACCGAGCGGTGCCTGGGCGACTCCGAGTTCCTCATCGAGTGGAGCTGA